From one Idiomarina sp. X4 genomic stretch:
- the azu gene encoding azurin, which yields MRYILSLLAGSLLFVANAAQANECELSIDGNDNMRFDKKEMSVPASCSEVTVTLTHSGKLGKKVMGHNWVLSEAGDMQSIVQQGMSAGLENNYVPDSDAVIAATDVIGGGEQTSVTFSTDGMSADGEYKFYCTFPGHSAIMQGTFSIK from the coding sequence ATGCGTTATATTTTGTCTCTATTAGCAGGTTCATTGTTGTTTGTCGCAAACGCAGCACAGGCTAACGAATGTGAGCTGAGCATAGATGGTAACGACAACATGAGATTTGATAAAAAGGAAATGTCTGTCCCGGCAAGTTGTAGCGAAGTGACTGTCACATTGACCCACTCGGGTAAGCTAGGTAAGAAAGTCATGGGTCACAACTGGGTGCTAAGTGAAGCGGGTGACATGCAGTCGATTGTTCAGCAGGGGATGTCTGCAGGTTTAGAAAATAACTACGTACCAGACTCTGATGCGGTGATTGCAGCAACAGATGTCATTGGTGGTGGTGAACAAACATCTGTTACTTTCTCGACAGACGGAATGAGCGCAGACGGCGAGTACAAGTTCTATTGTACCTTCCCGGGTCACTCAGCGATTATGCAAGGTACATTCTCTATTAAGTAA
- a CDS encoding trans-sulfuration enzyme family protein, with protein sequence MTKTLFSSQSVLAQGGTNKHIQDVSIIPPVYTSTTYLRDSDNQYRSGLVYSRADNPTYRPAELLLAELENAADARLFASGMAAATAVFQALKPGDSIIAPQVMYWALRQWLKTFGQDAGLHIHFVDTSNLAELQKAVDEKTPTLIWLETPGNPLWTVTDIEAVSAIAKSCGALLAVDSTVATPLLTKPLDLGADIVMHSATKYLNGHSDVISGALAARENSAFWQRLVAIRAQNGAVPSPHDASQLLRGMRTLFLRVRESCQNALYIAEQLERHPQVTEVLYPGLKSFAGYDVAVRQMHGGFGGMLSIRLAGGEQAAIAVAAKTQLWHRATSLGGVESLIEHRASIEGPDTPVPSDLLRLSVGIESVDDLLVDLQQAIDSAHA encoded by the coding sequence ATGACAAAAACACTTTTTTCATCACAGTCTGTGCTCGCACAAGGTGGAACCAATAAACACATTCAAGATGTATCTATTATTCCACCAGTATACACATCAACCACCTATCTTCGCGACAGTGATAATCAGTACCGCTCCGGTTTGGTGTATTCCAGAGCTGACAACCCGACGTATCGTCCTGCTGAATTATTGTTGGCAGAGCTAGAAAACGCAGCAGATGCTCGCTTGTTCGCCTCTGGTATGGCGGCCGCAACCGCGGTATTTCAAGCCCTTAAACCTGGTGACTCCATTATAGCACCTCAGGTGATGTACTGGGCACTGCGCCAGTGGTTGAAAACCTTTGGCCAGGACGCCGGGTTGCATATACACTTTGTAGACACGAGTAACCTTGCAGAGTTGCAAAAAGCGGTTGATGAAAAGACGCCAACCTTAATATGGCTGGAAACGCCCGGGAACCCACTTTGGACAGTGACCGATATCGAAGCCGTGTCAGCTATTGCAAAAAGTTGCGGGGCGCTATTAGCGGTAGACTCAACCGTTGCCACCCCGTTACTGACCAAACCACTGGATTTGGGCGCTGATATTGTCATGCATTCGGCCACCAAGTATTTAAATGGCCATTCAGATGTTATTTCCGGCGCATTAGCGGCTCGGGAAAACAGTGCGTTTTGGCAGCGTTTGGTGGCGATTCGGGCGCAAAATGGTGCGGTTCCCAGTCCTCACGATGCGTCGCAACTGCTGCGCGGCATGCGGACCTTATTTTTACGAGTTCGCGAGAGTTGTCAGAATGCGCTGTACATTGCTGAACAGTTAGAGCGACATCCTCAAGTCACCGAGGTGCTCTATCCCGGGCTGAAAAGCTTTGCTGGTTATGACGTGGCTGTTAGACAAATGCACGGCGGTTTTGGGGGGATGCTTTCGATTCGCCTGGCGGGTGGCGAACAAGCAGCCATTGCCGTTGCCGCAAAAACTCAATTATGGCACCGAGCCACATCGTTAGGTGGTGTCGAGAGCTTAATTGAGCACCGCGCCAGCATTGAAGGACCGGATACACCGGTGCCTTCTGATCTATTACGTTTATCCGTGGGAATTGAAAGTGTCGATGACCTGTTAGTCGATTTACAACAGGCCATCGACAGTGCGCACGCCTAA
- a CDS encoding NAD-dependent malic enzyme — MPQTQRPLYIPYSGPNLLETPLLNKGSAFSKEERAAFNLTGLLPPRYESIEEQAERAYMQYKSFETPINKHIYLRAIQDNNETLFYRLLTDHLEEMMPIIYTPTVGDACEKFSDIYRSSRGLFISYSERDQLDDILRNATKQKVKVIVVTDGERILGLGDQGIGGMGIPIGKLSLYTACGGISPAYTLPVMLDVGTNNEKLLEDPMYMGARHKRIGQEEYDEFLDKFIKAVTKRWPGVMLQFEDFAQPNAMPLLRRYRDEVCCFNDDIQGTASVTVGTLLAACRQKGKKLSEQKVVFVGAGSAGCGIAEQVMIQMTAEGLTEEQAKKQIFMVDRYGLVMDTMDGLRDFQQALAQKTADLKDWEYSGDYPSLLDVMHCAEPDILIGVSGQAGLFTEQVIEAMAKNVERPIIFPLSNPSKHVEAHPADVLKWTKGKAIVATGSPFGQVEYDGKIYPIAQCNNSYIFPGIGLGVLSVKANRVSDEMLRVASKTLAAASPSANGKGEALLPAFNDLTQLSKDIAFAVGKVAQQEGLALEIDDDTLRERIDNNFWKPEYRFYKRVSI, encoded by the coding sequence ATGCCGCAGACGCAGCGTCCGCTTTATATTCCCTATTCTGGTCCGAATTTGTTGGAAACCCCGCTGTTGAACAAAGGCAGTGCGTTCAGTAAGGAAGAGCGCGCGGCGTTTAACCTGACCGGTCTATTGCCGCCTCGCTACGAGAGTATTGAAGAGCAAGCTGAGCGTGCGTACATGCAGTACAAAAGTTTTGAAACGCCTATTAATAAGCACATTTATCTGCGTGCTATTCAGGACAACAACGAAACCCTGTTCTACCGTTTATTGACCGATCATCTGGAAGAGATGATGCCAATCATCTACACCCCAACCGTGGGTGATGCCTGTGAGAAATTTTCGGATATTTACCGCAGTTCGCGGGGCTTGTTCATTTCGTATTCAGAGCGTGACCAGTTGGATGATATTCTGCGCAATGCGACTAAGCAGAAGGTGAAGGTCATTGTTGTTACCGACGGTGAACGTATTCTGGGCTTAGGTGACCAGGGCATTGGTGGTATGGGTATCCCGATTGGTAAGCTGTCGTTGTATACCGCCTGTGGTGGCATCAGCCCGGCTTATACGCTGCCAGTTATGTTGGATGTCGGCACCAACAATGAAAAGTTATTAGAGGACCCCATGTACATGGGGGCGCGGCACAAGCGTATTGGTCAGGAAGAGTACGACGAGTTCCTCGACAAGTTCATCAAAGCGGTCACTAAGCGCTGGCCTGGCGTTATGCTCCAGTTTGAGGACTTTGCGCAGCCGAACGCAATGCCACTGCTGCGCCGTTATCGCGATGAAGTTTGCTGCTTTAACGACGACATTCAGGGTACGGCGTCAGTTACCGTCGGCACACTATTAGCAGCTTGCCGTCAAAAGGGTAAAAAGCTGAGCGAGCAGAAAGTCGTGTTCGTCGGTGCCGGTTCAGCAGGTTGTGGTATTGCTGAGCAGGTTATGATTCAGATGACGGCAGAGGGTTTAACCGAAGAGCAGGCGAAAAAACAAATTTTCATGGTGGATCGTTACGGTCTGGTAATGGACACTATGGACGGTCTGCGGGACTTCCAGCAGGCATTAGCGCAAAAAACTGCCGACCTGAAAGACTGGGAGTACAGTGGTGATTATCCGTCGTTGCTGGATGTGATGCATTGTGCTGAACCTGATATCTTGATTGGCGTGTCGGGGCAGGCGGGCTTATTCACGGAACAAGTTATTGAGGCCATGGCGAAAAATGTCGAGCGGCCGATTATTTTTCCATTAAGTAATCCGTCGAAGCATGTGGAAGCGCATCCGGCGGATGTTCTGAAATGGACGAAAGGCAAAGCGATTGTGGCGACCGGTAGCCCGTTTGGTCAGGTTGAGTACGACGGTAAGATCTACCCGATAGCGCAGTGCAATAACAGTTATATATTCCCCGGCATTGGGCTGGGTGTCTTATCGGTCAAAGCTAACCGTGTTAGTGATGAAATGCTGCGTGTTGCCAGCAAGACATTGGCTGCTGCCTCACCAAGCGCCAACGGCAAAGGTGAAGCCTTGTTACCGGCGTTCAACGACTTAACCCAACTCAGTAAAGACATTGCTTTTGCGGTGGGGAAAGTGGCTCAGCAGGAAGGTCTGGCACTTGAAATTGATGACGACACGCTGCGTGAGCGCATCGACAACAACTTCTGGAAACCTGAATACCGCTTCTACAAGCGCGTCAGCATTTAG
- the murI gene encoding glutamate racemase gives MKVGVFDSGVGGLTVARSLQQSGCFSELLYYGDTARVPYGSKDSNTVTRYALEAVEFFNGADVDCLVVACNTVSVTALEQMQKFSNKPVYGVLEPGVMALQQLQGIDTSARVLVIATRSTINSGAYQQQIQALGYSQVDAMPTPLFVPIVEEELYDGPILQETFKHYFGKLDKPDVVLLGCTHFPLIAESISDYFNGAKTIHSGEAMLAWLKQHLDLSAQFDTTPLHIIATENVDAVKRTATRWGLKL, from the coding sequence ATGAAAGTTGGAGTTTTTGATAGTGGTGTGGGTGGTTTAACCGTAGCGCGCTCACTGCAGCAAAGCGGTTGTTTCAGCGAGTTGCTGTATTACGGAGACACCGCCCGGGTGCCCTATGGAAGCAAGGACAGCAACACCGTAACTCGCTACGCTCTGGAAGCCGTCGAGTTTTTTAACGGCGCCGATGTGGACTGCCTGGTGGTGGCGTGTAACACCGTGAGTGTGACTGCATTAGAGCAAATGCAAAAGTTCTCTAATAAGCCGGTGTACGGCGTGCTGGAACCTGGTGTGATGGCTCTGCAACAGTTGCAGGGCATTGATACCAGTGCCCGGGTGCTGGTTATTGCGACGCGCTCAACGATTAACTCCGGTGCCTATCAACAGCAGATACAGGCATTGGGTTATAGCCAGGTAGACGCTATGCCGACGCCGTTGTTTGTGCCTATTGTTGAAGAAGAGCTTTACGATGGACCTATACTGCAGGAAACCTTTAAGCATTATTTCGGCAAACTGGACAAGCCGGACGTGGTGCTGTTGGGTTGTACGCATTTCCCGCTGATTGCCGAGAGTATTTCTGACTACTTCAACGGCGCCAAAACCATCCATTCCGGCGAAGCCATGTTAGCCTGGCTAAAGCAACACCTGGACTTAAGCGCCCAGTTTGATACCACGCCACTGCACATCATAGCCACCGAAAACGTCGACGCCGTTAAGCGCACCGCCACCCGTTGGGGCCTGAAACTGTAG
- a CDS encoding heavy metal translocating P-type ATPase → MSKSIRLSIEGMSCASCAGRVDKALNGLEGVEDASVNLASDSAEVTYSDSVAIDDLIKAVKGAGYDAHEVVDRDKQMREQREQQANEMRSLKQQLWLAALLTLPVFILAMGNHTVPAFSDWVHNTLGLQTSWWIQLVLTTVVMAGPGIRFYKLGVPALFRGTPDMNSLVALGATAAWGYSVVATVVPSWLPSESVNVYFEASAVIVTLILAGRFMEARAKSHTSDAIQRLMSLQSKTARVVRDGEVTEVDIDELSKGDEIEVRPGERIALDGEVSSGDSYVNEAMITGEPEPVHKEKGDKVVGGTLNEKGTLRFKVTATGEGTVLAQIIRMVEQAQGSKLPIQDTVNRITLWFVPAVMLVALITFVVWYFAASESALTFALVNAVAVLIIACPCAMGLATPTSIMVGTGRGAEMGVLFRQGSALQALQQSKGVIFDKTGTLTEGKPTITDWIKVGDFDEKDVLTLAATVEAKSEHPTAEALVSYAKEQGVKVSEPDSFEAISGLGATGKVDGKTLYIGTSELMQDNNISLDNEPDDAKNWSENGRTPIYVAVDGKLAAVFTQDDPIKSSAKELIKRLHDDGLKTAMVTGDAESTAKRIAKELGIDEVVANVKPDGKVDAVKRLKKEWGQVIFVGDGINDAPALASADVGFAIGTGTDVAIESADVVLMSDNLTVVQQSFALSEATMRNIHQNLFWAFAYNTALIPVAAGVLYPFFGILLSPMLAAGAMALSSVFVITNALRLKTVSLEK, encoded by the coding sequence ATGAGTAAATCAATTCGTTTAAGTATAGAGGGGATGAGTTGCGCTTCTTGCGCGGGGCGTGTCGACAAAGCCTTGAATGGTCTGGAAGGTGTTGAAGATGCCTCGGTTAACTTAGCGTCGGACAGTGCGGAAGTGACCTATTCTGACTCAGTCGCTATTGACGATTTGATTAAGGCTGTGAAGGGCGCGGGTTATGATGCTCATGAGGTCGTTGACCGCGACAAGCAAATGCGTGAGCAACGCGAGCAACAAGCGAACGAAATGCGGTCGCTTAAGCAGCAACTCTGGCTTGCGGCATTACTGACGTTGCCGGTATTTATATTAGCTATGGGCAACCATACGGTGCCGGCTTTTTCCGATTGGGTGCATAACACCCTCGGCTTACAAACCAGCTGGTGGATACAGTTAGTACTCACTACTGTGGTTATGGCAGGTCCGGGCATACGTTTTTACAAACTGGGTGTACCAGCATTATTCCGTGGAACGCCGGATATGAACTCGCTGGTGGCTCTGGGTGCTACGGCAGCCTGGGGCTATTCGGTCGTGGCAACGGTGGTCCCCTCCTGGCTGCCCAGCGAGTCAGTGAACGTTTACTTCGAAGCTTCGGCGGTTATTGTCACTTTGATTTTGGCGGGACGCTTTATGGAAGCGCGAGCTAAAAGCCATACCTCAGATGCCATTCAACGACTGATGAGTCTGCAAAGCAAAACTGCACGGGTAGTGCGTGACGGTGAGGTGACCGAAGTCGATATTGACGAGCTGAGCAAAGGTGATGAAATTGAAGTGCGCCCGGGCGAGCGTATTGCCTTAGACGGTGAAGTGTCTTCCGGTGACAGCTACGTGAACGAAGCCATGATAACCGGTGAGCCTGAGCCGGTACACAAAGAAAAAGGCGATAAGGTGGTTGGCGGTACGCTTAATGAAAAAGGCACGCTGCGCTTTAAGGTGACAGCCACCGGTGAAGGAACTGTACTGGCACAGATCATCCGTATGGTCGAGCAAGCCCAGGGCAGTAAGTTACCCATTCAGGATACCGTCAACCGTATAACGTTATGGTTTGTGCCAGCGGTCATGTTAGTGGCGCTAATTACCTTTGTTGTGTGGTACTTTGCGGCCAGTGAGTCAGCACTCACATTCGCCTTGGTAAACGCGGTGGCCGTACTCATTATTGCCTGCCCGTGTGCCATGGGGCTGGCAACGCCTACGTCGATTATGGTGGGGACCGGCCGTGGTGCGGAAATGGGCGTGCTGTTCCGTCAGGGCAGTGCGTTGCAGGCGTTACAGCAGTCCAAAGGCGTTATTTTTGATAAAACCGGTACGCTGACAGAAGGCAAACCGACCATTACCGACTGGATAAAAGTTGGCGACTTTGATGAAAAAGACGTCCTGACGTTGGCTGCTACGGTAGAAGCTAAGTCAGAGCACCCCACTGCAGAAGCTCTGGTCAGCTATGCCAAAGAGCAAGGTGTTAAAGTCAGCGAACCTGACAGTTTTGAAGCCATTTCAGGTTTGGGGGCGACCGGCAAAGTCGATGGAAAAACACTTTATATTGGTACCAGCGAACTGATGCAGGACAACAATATTTCGCTAGATAACGAACCCGATGACGCGAAAAACTGGTCTGAAAATGGCCGCACACCAATATATGTGGCGGTGGATGGCAAGCTGGCCGCGGTATTTACTCAGGATGATCCGATTAAATCCAGCGCCAAAGAGCTGATTAAGCGCCTGCATGATGACGGACTGAAAACGGCAATGGTCACAGGAGACGCCGAGTCCACCGCAAAACGCATTGCCAAAGAGCTGGGCATTGATGAAGTGGTGGCTAACGTTAAACCCGATGGCAAAGTCGATGCTGTAAAACGCCTCAAAAAAGAGTGGGGGCAGGTGATATTTGTCGGAGACGGTATTAACGATGCGCCGGCATTGGCTTCTGCTGATGTGGGTTTTGCTATTGGAACCGGTACCGACGTGGCCATTGAGTCGGCCGATGTGGTACTGATGTCAGATAATTTGACCGTGGTGCAGCAGTCGTTTGCTTTGTCAGAAGCAACCATGCGTAATATTCACCAGAATTTATTCTGGGCGTTTGCTTATAATACCGCACTGATTCCTGTTGCGGCGGGCGTATTGTACCCGTTTTTCGGCATTTTGCTGTCCCCCATGCTGGCGGCGGGCGCGATGGCGCTGTCTAGCGTCTTTGTTATAACCAACGCGCTGCGTCTTAAAACGGTAAGCCTGGAGAAGTAG
- a CDS encoding DUF998 domain-containing protein has protein sequence MPTADNTPAQHSSPILPQLIILTLFWVGLQLVASWVKPDFSHVSQYISEINATGTQAAGALGWVGFIPLGMIAAGLLLTARPYLRVKGVSQFGWLLLFFYPLAYIGSALAPCDTGCPVDGSSSQAIHNGIAVISYFGFALGTLLLSFTPKTTWPVRAAFVLLAFIIALGFLLMTSPELAEIRGAVQRYIEIGHLLVFWLLLWLKDSEANGGKIAGGQHE, from the coding sequence ATGCCGACAGCCGATAACACACCTGCACAGCACAGTTCGCCAATTTTACCGCAACTTATTATTTTGACCTTGTTTTGGGTGGGGTTGCAACTGGTCGCCAGCTGGGTTAAGCCGGACTTTTCACATGTCAGTCAGTATATTAGTGAAATTAATGCCACCGGCACGCAGGCGGCAGGAGCATTAGGCTGGGTTGGTTTTATTCCGTTGGGCATGATAGCAGCAGGTCTGTTATTGACGGCGCGACCGTACCTAAGAGTCAAAGGCGTCAGTCAGTTCGGCTGGTTGTTACTGTTTTTCTATCCGCTGGCGTATATTGGCAGTGCGCTGGCGCCATGTGACACCGGTTGCCCGGTAGATGGCTCGAGCTCGCAGGCGATACACAATGGCATTGCGGTTATCAGTTACTTTGGCTTTGCGTTAGGCACGTTATTATTAAGCTTCACACCCAAAACGACTTGGCCAGTGCGTGCGGCTTTTGTTCTATTGGCGTTCATTATCGCTTTAGGGTTTTTGCTTATGACGTCGCCAGAGTTGGCTGAAATTCGTGGTGCAGTGCAGCGATATATCGAGATAGGCCATTTGCTTGTGTTTTGGTTACTGCTTTGGTTGAAAGATAGCGAGGCGAACGGGGGCAAAATAGCAGGAGGGCAGCATGAGTAA